From the Pirellulales bacterium genome, the window ACGCCCCGCTTGCGGCCAGCCACCTCGTCCGTCAGCGTGCGTTCCGCCGCGTCTCGGCCAGAATCGGCTCGAGTTCTTCGACAAAATCGCGCACGTCTTTGAATTCTCGATACACGCTCGCAAAGCGGACGAATGCCACCTGATCGAGCTTGCGGAGATACTGCATCACCAGTTCGCCGAGATAGCGGGTTTCGACTTCCGAATCGAATTTGTCGTAGACGTCGGTCTCGACCGCGGTGACGACCGCTTCGATCTGGTCGTCGCTGACCGGGCGTTTCCAACAGGCTTTGGTCAAGCCCTGCTTGAGCTTCTCG encodes:
- the nrdR gene encoding transcriptional regulator NrdR encodes the protein MQCPFCRIDNDRVIDSRASQDSFAIRRRRECLGCKRRFTTYERIEEPSVKVIKKDGGRVPFDREKLKQGLTKACWKRPVSDDQIEAVVTAVETDVYDKFDSEVETRYLGELVMQYLRKLDQVAFVRFASVYREFKDVRDFVEELEPILAETRRNAR